The genomic segment GAGCGCAGGCAGCGCGGACATCAATCCGGCGATCCTGGCCGAGGCGTTGGTGGTGCCGGAGAGCGATGTGCGGCTGCTGGGCGCTCACGAAGGTGCCGCGCGGCTGCGGCTCGGGGTCGCGCTGGCCACCGCCTCCGACGTCACCACCGCCCGCGATAGGGTGCGCCAGGTGTCGACCGCTTTGCACCGGGTGTGGCAGCCGTGACCGAACGCGAGGACGGCGGTTCCAGCCCGCTGCCGATTCTGATCGCCCTGGGTGTGGCGGTGCTGGTGCTCGCCGCGGTGGGCATCGCCTGGCTCGTCGACGACAACAAGCCGATGAGTGAGGACGTCAAGGTCGGTCGCGCCGCCGTCGGCCAGAACGACGCGCTGCAGCGCGACAACTACTCCGACTTCCGCAAGTACACCTGCGCCGCCCAGCAGGGTGTCGAAGCCGAAGTTCTTGCCGGCCAAAAGAAATCGAAAGCTGTGCACGGTGCTCGGTACGTCGACGACATCACCGACGTCAGGATCGACGGTGACAAGGCCACCGCGACCGTCGTCTACCACTTCGAGCATGCGGCCGACACCAAGCTGAAGACGCCGATGACCTTCGCCCGCGAAAACGGCGAATGGACCGTCTGTTCGCCCGGCCCGGCCTAGGTGCGCTCGGTTCGCGCCAGGTCATTGTGGGAGACTCGGGCACGTGAGTTATGCAGGAGATATCACCCCTGAGGAGAGCTGGGAGCTGCTCAGCGAAAACCCCGACGCGGTGCTGGTGGACTGCCGCACCGACGCCGAATGGCGCTGGGTCGGTGTGCCGGATCTGAGCAGCCTGGGTCGCAACGTGGTGTTCGTCGAGTGGAACCGCAGCAACGGTCAGCACAACGACGACTTCGTCGCCGAACTCAACGCCGCCGGCGTCACCCCCGGCGAGCGTCCCGTGGTGTTCCTCTGTCGCTCCGGCAATCGCTCCATTCCGGCGGCCGAGACCGCGACCGCGGCGGGGATCGCGCCGTCCTACAACATGCTTGACGGGTTCGAAGGCCAGCTCGACGCCGACGGCCACCGCGGCATCAACGGCTGGCGGGCGCTGGGCCTGCCCTGGAAGCAGTCATGACCGACGAGGTGCCGTCGGTTCGCATTCCCGCGCCGCTGCCCGATGGCGTCAGCCAGGCGACGCTCGGGGTGCGAGGTGGGCTGCTGCGCTCCGAGTTCGAGGAAACCTCCGAGGGGATGTACCTCACCTCCGGCTATGTGTACTCCTCGGCGGCCGAGGCGGAAAAGGCGTTCACCGGCGAGATCGACCGGTACGTCTACTCCCGCTACGGCAACCCGACGATCTCGATGTTCGAGGAGCGTCTGCGGCTGATCGAGGGTGCGCCCGCCGCGTTCGCCACCGCGTCGGGCATGGCCGCGGTGTTCACCTCGCTGGGCGCGCTGCTTGGCACCGGCGACCGGTTGGTGGCCGCGCGCAGCTTGTTCGGCTCGTGCTTTGTGGTGTGCAACGAAATCCTGCCGCGCTGGGGTGTGGAGACCGTCTTCGTCGACGGCGACGACCTCTCGCAATGGGAAGAGGCGCTGTCGGTGCCGACGCAGGCGGTGTTCTTCGAGACGCCGTCGAACCCGATGCAGTCGCTGGTCGACATCGCCGCGGTCTCCGACATAGCGCACGCAGCGGGCGCGAAAGTGGTGTTGGACAACGTGTTTGCCACCCCGTTGCTGCAGCAGGGTTTCCCGCTGGGCGCGGATGTGGTGGTGTACTCGGGCACCAAGCACATCGACGGTCAGGGCCGGGTGCTCGGCGGGGCGATCCTCGGTGAGAAGGAGTACATCGACGGACCGGTGCAGAAGCTGATGCGCCACACCGGGCCCGCCCTGTCGGCGTTCAACGCCTGGGTGCTGCTGAAGGGCCTGGAGACGATGTCGGTGCGGGTGGACTACTCGAACCGTTCTGCGCAGCGGATCGCCGAGTTCCTCGAATCCCAGCCCGGGGTGAACTGGGTGAAATACCCGTTCCTGGAATCACATCCGCAGTTCGACCTTGCCAAGCGGCAGATGCGCGGTGGTGGCACCGTAGTGACCTTCGAATTGGACGGCGGCAAGGCGCGGGCTTTCGAAGTTCTCGACAAGCTGCAGATCATCGACATCTCGAACAACCTCGGTGACGCCAAGACCTTGATCACCCATCCGGCAACCACCACGCACCGCGCGATGGGTCCGGAGGGCCGTGCCTCGATCGGGCTCGGCGACGGGGTGGTTCGGATCTCGGTGGGGTTGGAAGGCACCGAGGATCTCATCTCCGACCTGGAACGCGCGCTGAGTTAGCGGTGTCTCGCAACTCCGATGCCAAGAAGGCCCGCCGCAAGAAGCGGCAGGCCCACCGTGACGACCGCTGGATCCCCGGCGACGTGAAGGACACGCTCGACGATGTCGACGTCGAACTCGCCCAGGCCGTCGAGACATTCGACGAGTGGCTGACCACCCGCGGCTGGACATTCGATGCCGAGTTCTCCACCGACACCCTGATCAGCTGGTTCTTCGAGCCGTCGGCCACCGCGGTCGCCGACGAGCGATACGAGCCGGTCACCCGCATCTGGATCACGGCGTCCGGCGACGATGACGACTTCCCGGAGGGGGTCAAGGCGGTGCTGGTCGGCACGGGGGAGGATCAGGGTGCGCTCTACACGGTCGCTCCCGAAGTGCTTCTTGCCCATATCGATTCGATCGAATCGTACCGGCCCGGTGATACGACGCCGGTGCTCGCCTAGCGTCACGACAGCAGCAGTAGCGCAGTCGCGACGAGCATGACCACGGCAGTGGCGCCGTGCACGCCGAACGCGACCCCCTTGGTACCACCGTTTTTCAGCACGATGACGGCGTCGGCAATCGGAATGACTGTGGCGCCGAGGATGACCCAGCCGAGCAGATGGGTGGCGCCTGCTGCCATGAGGATGACGACGAACAACCCCGACGCGATGTCGCGCACACCCTTGGCGTTCAGATAGGCGCGCATCGATGGCTGGTCCGGGTCGGCCGGCACCCCGTAGCCGGCGGCGGCGACGCGGGGTGCGACGATGAACCGCGCGCCGATGACGATGATGGCCACGGCGATGAGGCCGGAGAGCGTGTAGCCGGCGATGCTGATCATGATGAAACCTCCTGCAGATCAATGGGTTCGAGCGAGATGGTGTCGACGTGGATGATCGTGGGTGCTGATCCCGAATGCCGGAAAGGTCGCCAGGTGACGGGTCCAGTGCACGGTCGCGTATTGCCGCAATGCCTCGGCCGACCGGAGGTTGTAGATCCTGAGCTCAAGCATGGTCAGACCGCCAGTGCCACGAGAAGCGCGACGACGGCGACGCCCTGCAGGATCGCGCGAGCGTTGATCACACCATCCCATTTCGCTTGCAGCGCACGCCCGTTCGCGAGCGGCCCGCCGGCAATCGCGGCCGCGGTCAGTTGACGGTTGATCGGTGCGCTCACTCGGAGGTAGATCGCGAGCCAGACCAGGAGCGAGACCAGCGCGATGCCGGCCGGCGTCGCCTGCGCCCAGTGTTCGGATAGCGCGGCCAGCACCGCGCATGCGGCGGTGGCGAGCACACCCAGCACGCCGGGGACGGGCATCCGCCGATCCCCGTACCGGTGCACGAAGCCGGTGACCACGACCAGGGCGTCATCGTCGAGCGACGCCAGCGCCGGGCGCAGCACCATCGCGCAGAACACATCGGTGCCATAAACCACGGCGGTGGCCAGCACCGCGACCGCTGCGGCGATTCGGGTGGTGAGGTCGAGATCCATGTCGCTGCCCCTTTCCGAGCCAAGTGCTAGCAACGCTAACCCCTAGACGTGTGGCTGGCAATAGCAGTGCTAGATTTTCTAGCCCTGCTATCGTGCGGTATGGCCATCGACGACCGCCGCGAGCGCGAACGGGCCGCGCGCCGGCGACTGATCGTGGCGACGGCCCGCAAGATCGCGGAAGCCGAGGGCTGGGACGCCGTCACCACCCGCCGCTTGTCGACCGAGATCGAGTACAGCCAACCGGTGCTGTACAAGCACTTCAGCGGGATGGATCACGTTGCCGCGGCTGTCGCGCTGGACGGGTTCGGCGAGCTCGCCGACGTGACGCGGCGGGCCCGCTCAGATGCGACGACGGCTCGTGAATCGCTGGCCCGGACCGCCCGCGCGTACCTCGACTTCGCGCGCGACAATCCGGCGGTGTACGACGCGATGTTCGTCCGCGCCACCCCGTTGAAGTTCGCGACCGAAGACACCCCGACTCAGCTCGAGGAGGCGTTCGCGGGGCTGCGCGACGTCGTCGGCGACATCGCCGGTGACCGTGACGTCGACACCCTGACCGAGGTGTTCTGGGCGTCGCTGCATGGACTGGTCACGCTGTCGCGGGCCGGCCGGCTGCGCCCCGATCACGACGCCGATCGCATCCGACTCCTGGTCGAGGAGTTCACCGACCGGCGGAGCGGCTAGGAATTGTCCGGGGTCTCCACGACGCCGGTGGCGCTCTGCGCGCGCTTCTCGTAGGCGGCGCGAGCGGTCGTGTCGAAGTCGAGGAACACCCGGTCTGTGCCCATCTGCTTTGACAGCCAGCGTCGGCCGCGCGGCGGCAGGAACATCACCGCGGCGGCGAGGAATCGCGAGAAGCCCGGGACGGAAATCGACGTTGTCGGCTTGTCTAGTGCCTTGATTACTGCCGCGGCGATGTCTTCTGGCTGAACCGGCTTGGTGGCCGCGGTGGTGTGGGTGCCCGAGATCAGCTCGGTGTTGGTGAATGTCGGCATGACACAACTGACTTGGACACCCTGCGGGGCGTATTCGTCGGCCAGCCCGGTGGACAACCCGACCACCGCGAACTTGGTTCCGGCGTACAGCGCCTGCCCGGGCACGGCGAGCATGCCTGCCATCGAGGCGATGTTGACGATGTGGCCGCTGCGGCGCCGGACCATTTCCGGCAGCACCAGCCGGCAGCCGGTGAGCACGCCGTAGAAGTTCACCTCGACGGCGGTACGCACCGCCTGGTCGGTGTGGTCGAGGAACGGGCCGACCGGCATGACGCCGGCGTTGTTGATCAGGACGTCGATGTGGCCGCCGCCGTCGGCGCGCGCCTTGTCCAGGAACGTCGCGAACGATTCGGGGTCGCTGACGTCGAGCGGGTACCCCGAGACCGGCCCGAGCTTGCTGAGCTGTGCGACCGCCGACTCCTCGAGTGCCACATCCCGGTCGCCGATCACGACGCGTGCCCCGCGCTGCAGCAGGGCGCGTGCGGTCGCGAAACCGATGCCCCGCGCCGCGCCGGTGATCGCGATGGTTTTTCCGCGGATGTTGTCCATGGCCCGAAACTTTACAGGTGTCAACTTTTGGGCGAAAGGTTGTTGCGAGATCGACTGTGCATTGACGGCGTCGATTGTGCGTGTAGGGCGGAATGAGCCGCCAATCATCGCCGTGTGTGCACAGTCGGCGCCCGGTGTGCACACTCGACGGGGTGAACGGATTGCGCTTCGTCCCGGTCGACGAGGACGACCCGTTGGCTCAGCCGCTGCTCGCAGAACTCGCCGTCGAGTACGCCACCCGCTACGAGGCTCCGGAATCAGGGGTGGCGCGGTGGCTGCGCGACCATCCGGCCGACCAGTTCCGCCCGCCCGACGGCGGCATGGTGATCGGACTGCTTGACGGTCAGCCGGTGACCGGCGGGGCGTTCTGTCGCTTCGACGACGACACCGCCGAACTCAAACGGATCTGGACCGACAGCGGGCATCGTCGCCGTGGCCATGCCGCGACGCTTCTGGCGGCGCTGGAGGACGAGATCGCCCGCCGCGGTTACCGGCGGATCTACTTGACGACCGGTAACCGGCAGCCCGAAGCCGAGGCGCTCTACGACAGCACGGGCTACCGCAGGCTCGACGAGCCGCTCCCCAGTGACGTCGAGCAGTATCCGATCGCCTTCGTGAAAGCGTTGTGACGGCAAGCGAATTCGCGACTCACGCCGGCGTGGCCTGACGCGCCGCCTCGCGAACCGGGCCGATCCACAGGTCGCCGTGCCCGGGGATCAGCACATCGGCGTCCAGCGTCGCCAATGCGGACAGGCTGCGCACGCAGCCCGCCTCGTCGTGGTTGAACACCGGGTGCAACAGCTGCGGACCCTTGTGCGCGGCCAGCGGATGCCCGGTCACCAGCGCATCGCCGGCGACCAGCACTCCGTCGACGATGTAGGAGCAGTGCCCGCCGGTGTGGCCGGGGGTCGGCACGGCCGTCGGCCGGCCAGGCAACGTCGAGGCGATGTCGTCGGTGAGTACGGCCGCCGTCGGAATTCCGTCGTGGGTGAGCGCGCCTTTGCGCATGATGTCCACCGACCACTTCACCCAGCGCGGTTGCCACGCGTGTCGCATCAGATCGACCGGTGAGGCCTGCTGCAGATAGTCGCGCTTGGCGTGGCCGACCTCGTCGGCGTGACAGTAGACGGGGGTGCCGTGCGTCTTGGCGAACCAGATCGCGGTGCCGAAGTGGTCGACGTGGGCATGGGTCAACAGGATCGCCGTCACGTCCGTGGGGCCGAACCCCACTTCGCGGAGCGATCCCAGGACCTCGTCGCGGCTGCCCGGGAAACCGGCGTCGATCAGCATGACGCCGGCGTCGTCGGCAACGACCGTCCAGTTGACCAGCGGTGTCTGCGCCATGTGCACGCGCTCGGTGATAGCGGTCAGAGCCACGGCCATGCCGCGAGTGTAGGCGCGAACCCTGCACTAGGACTCGGCCGCTCGCTGGTCGCCAAAGGGGAGTAGAAACGATGACGTGGCTGAACTGAAACTGGGTTACAAGGCGTCGGCGGAGCAGTTCGCGCCGCGTGAGTTGGTCGAGCTGGCGGTGCTGGCCGAGGCGCACGGGATGGACAGCGCGACGGTGAGTGACCACTTCCAGCCGTGGCGTCACGAGGGCGGGCACGCACCGTTCTCGCTGGCGTGGATGACGGCGGTGGGTGAGCGCACCAAGCGCCTGGTGTTGGGCACCTCGGTGCTGACCCCCACCTTCCGCTACAACCCGGCCGTCATCGCGCAGGCCTTTGCGACCATGGGCTGCCTGTACCCCGACCGGATCTTCCTCGGCATCGGCACCGGCGAAGCCCTCAACGAGATCGCCACCGGCTACGAAGGGGAGTGGCCGGAATTCAAGGAACGGTATGCACGCCTGCGCGAATCGGTGCGGCTGATGCGCGAACTGTGGCTCGGCGACCGCGTCGACTTCGAAGGCGAGTACTACAAGACCAAGGGCGCCTCGATCTACGACGTGCCCGAAGGCGGCATTCCGATCTACATCGCCGCGGGCGGACCGCAGGTGGCCAAGTACGCCGGCCGCGCCGGCGACGGTTTCATCTGCACCTCCGGCAAGGGTGAAGAGCTATACAAGGACAAGCTGATTCCGGCGATGCGTGAAGGCGCCGAGGCGGCGGGCAAGAATCCCGACGACGTCGACCGGATGATCGAGATCAAGATCTCCTACGATCCCGACCCGAAGCTGGCGCTGGAGAACACCCGCTTCTGGGCGCCGTTGTCGCTGACCGCCGAGCAGAAACACAGCATCGACGACCCGATCGAGATGGAGAAGGCCGCCGACGCGTTGCCGATCGAGCAGGTGGCCAAGCGCTGGATCGTGGCGTCGGATCCCGACGAGGCGGTCGAGAAGGTCAAGGACTATGTCGACTGGGGCTTGAACCACTTGGTGTTTCACGACCCGCGGCAGGATCAGCGCCGCTTCCTGGAGCTGTTCCAGAAGGACTTGGAGCCGCGCCTGCGCAAGCTGGGCTAGGGCAGCTCAGCTGGGGTGCGGGACGGCCAGGGCGTGGCTGACGATGTCTGCCATGTTGCGTCGGAATGCGCTGCGCGAGAACGTCTCGGCGTGACGGCGGATCTGCGCGGAATCGAATGCGGCCCTGTCGAAATGGGTCAGCACATCCGCGAATCGGCCGATCACCGACTCATCGTCGCCTGGCGGGATCAACGTGCCAGTGACGCCGTCGATCACGCTGTCCAGCACACCACCGACGCCGAGTGCGATCATCGGGGTCCCGCACGCCATGGCCTCAACCGGGACGATGCCGAAGTCTTCTTCGCCGGGCATCAGGCAGGCCTTCGCCCGCCGGAGCACGCTCCTGAGTTCCTCGTTCGAGACCCGTCCGAGGAACGTGATGTCCTTGCTGTGCGCCAGTTTTCGGCAGTCTTCCAGATCCCGGCCGCCGCCGACGACCACCAATTTCACCCCGGCCTTCGCGGCGGCTTTGACGGCGATGTCGGGTCGCTTGTAGGCGACCAGACGGCCGGCGAGGACGAAGTAATCCTCAACGGGTTCCGTCGGGTCCGTCGTGTAGAACTCGGTGTCCACCGGCGGGTGAACGACCTCCGCTTCGCGATTCCAGTGCTTGCGGATGCGGTCGGCGACAGCGGTGCTGTTGGCGACGATCGTGGTGAGGCGTTTGGCGGCAGAGAGCTCGGTGCTGATCGCGAGGCGGGAGAGCGCTTGGAGTGCCAGTCGGCCGGGCAGTGAACCCGCCTCGGCGTCGCGCATCTCTTTGTTCCACGCCCAGCGCGCCGGTGAGTGCACATACGCGATCGTCGGTCGTGTTCCCGCCGCCTCGGCGGCTGCCACGCCGAATGCGTGGTGGCTGATGATCACCGCTTCCGCGGATCCGAAGTCGCAGTGCCTCAACCACGTCGGCGCGAGTGGAAGCAGCGGCGCATAGCTTCGATAGCCGAGACAGCGGTAAGCCTGCGACAGCGGGCCGGTCACCACTCGATCGCTGAACTCGGCGTCCACCCGCCGATCCACGATCGGGATGTAGACCGGCGCATCCGGCCACTCACGCGCAAGTTGCGTGACGACATGCTCGGATCCCGCGATCTCGGTCAGCCGCTCGTGGACGATAGCGATCACGTCAGACCTCCCCCTCGCGTGGTGAGTTGCCCCTAGCGGAACTGGGCAAACGTCCCTCCGGGCGTCAGCATATTCCTGGTCAGCGGTTACCGCGTCGATTTTTGTATTCATCGCGGATCGGCCGGACATCGTGGCGAAATGTCACCATCGCTGGCTGACGGTACGAGAATGCACCGCCGAATAGAGTTGCTGAGCAACCCATTCCGGGGCGCCGGTCGACGGATTCCTCACGGCCGTCCGCCGGCATCTGATTAGAATCACGTGGCAATCGGCGACCACCGGCTGGGCTATCCGGCACCCTTACGACATGCTGGTGGGGTGAGCGCCCGCACCACGTCGATCTACATCGCCTCCCCCGAGGGGGATACCGGGAAGTCCACCGTCGCGCTGGGCATCTTGCACCGATTGACCGCGATGGTGCCGAGGGCGGCCGTGTTCCGCCCGATCACCCGGCGGGAGAACCGCGACTACATCCTGGAGCTGCTCCTGGCGCACAGTAACGCCGGTCTGAGCTACGAGGACTGCGTCGGGGTGACGTACGAGCAGCTGCACGCCGATCCCGACGCCGCGATCGCCGACATCGTCGACCGGTATCACGAGGTGGCCGACCGGTGCGACGCCGTGGTGATTGTCGGATCGGACTACACCGATGTCGCCACGCCCACCGAGCTGAGCGTGAACGCCCGTATCGCCGCCAACCTGGGCGCGCCGGTGGTGCTCTCGGTGCGGGCCCGCGATCGCACCCCGGCCGAGGTTGCTCAGGTCATCGAGTTGTGCCTGGCCGAGCTCGCCGCTCAGCACGCGCACACCGCGGCGGTGGTGGCCAACCGCGCCGACCCCGCGCAGATGACGGCGGTGGCCGAGGCCTGCGCGAACCTGGGGCCACGCGTCTACGTCCTGCCCGAGGAGCCACTGTTGGTGGCCCCGACCGTCGCCGATCTCAGCGATGCCGTCGGCGGCGTTCTCGTGCATGGTGACTCGTCGCTGCTCGGTCGCGAAGTGATGGGTGTGCTCGTCGCGGGTATGACCGCCGAGCACTGTCTGGAACGGCTTACCGAAGGTGTCGCCGTGATCACCCCGGGTGATCGCTCGGACGTCGTGTTGGCGGTGACCAGTGCACATGCGGCCGAGGGTTTTCCGTCACTGTCGGCGATCATCCTCAACGGTGGTCTGGCATTGCACCCCTCGATCGCCCAGCTGGTCAACGGGCTGGGCTTGCGGCTGCCGATCATCGCCTCTGATCTCGGCACGTTCGAGACCGCGAGCGCGGTGGCCGGCACCCGGGGACGGGTCACGGCGACCTCGCAGCGCAAGATCGACACCGCGCTCGCCCTGATGGAGCGCTACGTCGACATCGATGATCTGCAGAACCGGCTCAGCTTGCCGATACCGACCGTGACGACGCCGCAGATGTTCACCTATCAGCTGATGGAGCGGGCCAGGGCCGACCGCAAGCGCATCGTCTTGCCCGAGGGCGATGACGACCGCATTCTGCAGGCGGCCGGGCGGCTGCTGCGGCGTGGTGTCGCCGACCTGACGATCCTCGGCGAGGAGTCCGAAGTTCGTTCCCGTGCAGCAGAATTGGGTGTCGACCTGACCGCTGCCACGGTGCTGAACCCCCGCACCAGCGACCTGTGCGATGAGTTCGCCAGCCAGTACGCCGAGCTGCGCAAGTCGAAGGGGGTGACGGTGGAGCAGGCACGGGAGATCATCCACGACGTCTCCTACTTCGGAACGATGCTCGTGCACAACGGAATAGTCGACGGCATGGTGTCAGGTGCTGCCCACACCACCGCGCACACCGTGCGGCCCGCCTTCGAGATCATCAAGACCCAGCCCGACGTCTCCACGGTGTCGAGCATCTTCTTGATGTGCCTGTCCGACCGGGTGCTGGCCTACGGCGACTGCGCGATCGTGCCAGATCCGACCGCAGAACAGCTTGCCGACATCGCGATCAGCTCCGCGCGTACCGCGGCCCAATTCGGGATCGATCCGCGGGTGGCGATGCTGTCCTACTCGACGGGCACGTCGGGCACCGGTGCCGGTGTCGACAAAGTCAGAGCTGCAACCGAACTCGTGCGCTCCCGGGCACCGGAATTGTTGGTGGAAGGGCCGATTCAGTACGACGCGGCAGTCGATCCGACCGTCGCCGCGGCCAAGATGCCTGGGTCCGAGGTGGCCGGTCGGGCGACGGTGCTGATCTTCCCCGACCTCAACACCGGCAACAACACCTATAAGGCGGTGCAGCGCAGCGCGGGGGCCATCGCGATCGGACCGGTCCTGCAGGGGCTCAACAAGCCGGTCAACGACCTGTCCCGCGGGGCTCTGGTCGAGGACATCGTGAACACGGTGGCGATCACCGCGATCCAGGCGCAGGGTACGTGACGGGCGTTCTCGCCCCCAGCTGACGACGCACCGATACCATTCTCTCCAGCGTTCGGGGCGTGTGGGCGTAGGGGGAGCGGGATTTGATGGGGGAAGACACCGTGGTCGACCTACTGTTCGATGTGCGGCACATCAACCAGAGTGGTATCGGGACATATATCAAGACCGAGCTGCCGCATATCCAGGACACCGTCGCGAAATATGGCCTCTCGCTTGCAGTTCTGGCCAATCAGGCCAGCCAGCCGGCGGTCCGGGAGTCCACCCGCGTCGTGCTGGCCGACCCGGCGGATGCGGGCATGTACACCGGCGCAGAACAGAAGGCCTGGGCCAATGCCCTCAGTGCCACCCGCCCGCGTGCGCTCTGGGTGCCGCACTATCCCTATCCGCTGGCGCTGCTCGCTCCCGCGAACCGGGGCGTCCGGAGTTTCATCACCATCCACGACACGTTGCACATCATGGCCCGCCACATCAACGACCAGCCCCTGCACAAGCGGCTTTACGCGCGCGCCATGCTCGCCCTGGACGCGCGGCGGGCCACCACGATCTTCACGCCGTCGCACGCGACCGCCAAGACCCTGCTCGACGCCCAACCCTCGGCGCGCGTGAAGGTCAGTCCGCTGGGGCTCGACGAGATCTGGTTCAGCCCAGTCGATCCCGCGCTCTCACCGGTGGCTGCCCCATACATCGTCTACGTCGGCAATGCGAAATGGCACAAGAATCTGATCGTTCTCCTTGAAGCGTTCGACCAGGTCAAGTCGGCGATACCGCACAGGCTGGTGATCGCGGGCGGTGGTGAGTCGGTGAAGACCGTCGACGGCCGGGTCGAGGCACTGGCCGCGCGCAGCCCGGATCGCGTGGTCATCAGCGGACGACTCGAGTTCACCGCGCTGCGCTCGCTTGTCGCCGGCGCCGACCTGTTGGTCATGCCGTCGCTGCACGAAGGTGTCGGACTGCCGCCGCTGGAGGCAATGGCATCACACACGGCCGTTCTCTCATCGCATATTCCCGCCCTGCTCGAGACGTGCGGAGACGGTGCCGAATACTTCGATCCCCACGACCCCGGGGAACTGGCCGGGCTCATCGAAAAGTTCTGCTCCGACGATGACGCTCGAACGGAGTTGGCGGCGCGGGGATTTGCTCACGTGACAGCTCGGCAGGCGCGGATCTCGCTCACGGCGACGTCCGAGGCCATCTGCGCCGAACTGAGCGCATCCCGCGGTGGGCTAAGGTAGCGCAAGTGAGCGACAGCGTGGCCAACGCAGCGGCTCCCCGAATCGGTGTTGCTATCACCACCGTGGGGCGCTGGGACGAACTTCGCGGGCTACTGGATGGTCTTGCGTCGCAATCACGGCCACCGCACGCGGTCGCGATCGCACACCACGACGCCGCCGCCGAAGACGACCTTGCCGCACTGGTCGGGGAGTTCTCGGACAAGCTGGCGATCATGACGGTGGTGAGCCCGCGGGGAATCTCCAACGGGCGCAACGCCGCTGCGGGAATGTTCGGTGATGACGTCGACTGGCTCTGGTTTCCCAACGACACCAGCCGCATTGACCCCGATTTCCTCGAGCGCATCGCACCGCACCTGACGCCTGATGCGGTGGTGTGTGCGGTTCAACTGGTCGACCGAGAGGGGCCGAGGAACACCCTGCCACCGCCGGGTACACCGCTGAACCGACGCAACGTGTGGGGCCCCATCGAACCGGCCACCCTGTTCAGGCGGCGAGAGTTCCTGCAGGCCGGTGGATTTGATCCGGCAATCGGATCCGGCGCGGGGACTCCCTGGCAGGCCGGAGAAGGAACCGATCTGTTGTTGCGCATGTCGGAGCAGGACGGAT from the Mycolicibacterium crocinum genome contains:
- a CDS encoding DUF4267 domain-containing protein, producing MISIAGYTLSGLIAVAIIVIGARFIVAPRVAAAGYGVPADPDQPSMRAYLNAKGVRDIASGLFVVILMAAGATHLLGWVILGATVIPIADAVIVLKNGGTKGVAFGVHGATAVVMLVATALLLLS
- a CDS encoding Rv0361 family membrane protein, which encodes MTEREDGGSSPLPILIALGVAVLVLAAVGIAWLVDDNKPMSEDVKVGRAAVGQNDALQRDNYSDFRKYTCAAQQGVEAEVLAGQKKSKAVHGARYVDDITDVRIDGDKATATVVYHFEHAADTKLKTPMTFARENGEWTVCSPGPA
- a CDS encoding GNAT family N-acetyltransferase, producing MSRQSSPCVHSRRPVCTLDGVNGLRFVPVDEDDPLAQPLLAELAVEYATRYEAPESGVARWLRDHPADQFRPPDGGMVIGLLDGQPVTGGAFCRFDDDTAELKRIWTDSGHRRRGHAATLLAALEDEIARRGYRRIYLTTGNRQPEAEALYDSTGYRRLDEPLPSDVEQYPIAFVKAL
- a CDS encoding TetR-like C-terminal domain-containing protein, which produces MAIDDRRERERAARRRLIVATARKIAEAEGWDAVTTRRLSTEIEYSQPVLYKHFSGMDHVAAAVALDGFGELADVTRRARSDATTARESLARTARAYLDFARDNPAVYDAMFVRATPLKFATEDTPTQLEEAFAGLRDVVGDIAGDRDVDTLTEVFWASLHGLVTLSRAGRLRPDHDADRIRLLVEEFTDRRSG
- a CDS encoding MBL fold metallo-hydrolase, which produces MAVALTAITERVHMAQTPLVNWTVVADDAGVMLIDAGFPGSRDEVLGSLREVGFGPTDVTAILLTHAHVDHFGTAIWFAKTHGTPVYCHADEVGHAKRDYLQQASPVDLMRHAWQPRWVKWSVDIMRKGALTHDGIPTAAVLTDDIASTLPGRPTAVPTPGHTGGHCSYIVDGVLVAGDALVTGHPLAAHKGPQLLHPVFNHDEAGCVRSLSALATLDADVLIPGHGDLWIGPVREAARQATPA
- the fgd gene encoding glucose-6-phosphate dehydrogenase (coenzyme-F420), whose amino-acid sequence is MAELKLGYKASAEQFAPRELVELAVLAEAHGMDSATVSDHFQPWRHEGGHAPFSLAWMTAVGERTKRLVLGTSVLTPTFRYNPAVIAQAFATMGCLYPDRIFLGIGTGEALNEIATGYEGEWPEFKERYARLRESVRLMRELWLGDRVDFEGEYYKTKGASIYDVPEGGIPIYIAAGGPQVAKYAGRAGDGFICTSGKGEELYKDKLIPAMREGAEAAGKNPDDVDRMIEIKISYDPDPKLALENTRFWAPLSLTAEQKHSIDDPIEMEKAADALPIEQVAKRWIVASDPDEAVEKVKDYVDWGLNHLVFHDPRQDQRRFLELFQKDLEPRLRKLG
- a CDS encoding rhodanese-like domain-containing protein; protein product: MSYAGDITPEESWELLSENPDAVLVDCRTDAEWRWVGVPDLSSLGRNVVFVEWNRSNGQHNDDFVAELNAAGVTPGERPVVFLCRSGNRSIPAAETATAAGIAPSYNMLDGFEGQLDADGHRGINGWRALGLPWKQS
- a CDS encoding DUF1772 domain-containing protein, which translates into the protein MDLDLTTRIAAAVAVLATAVVYGTDVFCAMVLRPALASLDDDALVVVTGFVHRYGDRRMPVPGVLGVLATAACAVLAALSEHWAQATPAGIALVSLLVWLAIYLRVSAPINRQLTAAAIAGGPLANGRALQAKWDGVINARAILQGVAVVALLVALAV
- a CDS encoding O-succinylhomoserine sulfhydrylase, which translates into the protein MTDEVPSVRIPAPLPDGVSQATLGVRGGLLRSEFEETSEGMYLTSGYVYSSAAEAEKAFTGEIDRYVYSRYGNPTISMFEERLRLIEGAPAAFATASGMAAVFTSLGALLGTGDRLVAARSLFGSCFVVCNEILPRWGVETVFVDGDDLSQWEEALSVPTQAVFFETPSNPMQSLVDIAAVSDIAHAAGAKVVLDNVFATPLLQQGFPLGADVVVYSGTKHIDGQGRVLGGAILGEKEYIDGPVQKLMRHTGPALSAFNAWVLLKGLETMSVRVDYSNRSAQRIAEFLESQPGVNWVKYPFLESHPQFDLAKRQMRGGGTVVTFELDGGKARAFEVLDKLQIIDISNNLGDAKTLITHPATTTHRAMGPEGRASIGLGDGVVRISVGLEGTEDLISDLERALS
- a CDS encoding SDR family oxidoreductase; translated protein: MDNIRGKTIAITGAARGIGFATARALLQRGARVVIGDRDVALEESAVAQLSKLGPVSGYPLDVSDPESFATFLDKARADGGGHIDVLINNAGVMPVGPFLDHTDQAVRTAVEVNFYGVLTGCRLVLPEMVRRRSGHIVNIASMAGMLAVPGQALYAGTKFAVVGLSTGLADEYAPQGVQVSCVMPTFTNTELISGTHTTAATKPVQPEDIAAAVIKALDKPTTSISVPGFSRFLAAAVMFLPPRGRRWLSKQMGTDRVFLDFDTTARAAYEKRAQSATGVVETPDNS